From the Pelorhabdus rhamnosifermentans genome, the window TAGTATCTTTTGCTCCCACAATATTCGGCACATCGGCTAATTTTTCAACCAACCCTGCCGACATATTCACGCCTGTAATGATATTTAACCTCGCCCAGTTCCATATTCATAGCGTCGCCTATCTTACCGAACCAAACAAGGTTTTTTATTGTCAAACTTCCAACCAGGAATTAAATATTGCATCGCCGTAGCATCATTACGAGCACCTAAACAATGCTGATTGTAAAGTTTGTTGGCTTTTTCAACTTGAGCCATATCAATTTCCACACCCAGCCCGGATCTATCAGGAACAGCAACCATCCCCTCTTTAATTTGAAATGGCTCTTTAGTTAACCTTTCCTGATTTTCCTGCCAGATCCAATGCGTATCTAACGCAGCAATTTTACCAGGTGCCGCCGCTCCCACATGTGTAAACATGGCCAAAGAAATATCAAAATGATTATTCGAATGAGATCCCCACGTAAGTCCCCATTCATGACACATCTGAGCTACACGTATCGATCCTTGCATCGTCCAAAAATGTGGATCGGCCAAAGGAATATCAACCGAATGCAATTGAATGGTATGCCCCATTTGCCGCCAATCTGTAGAAATCATATTTGTTGCCGTCGGTAGTCCTGTAGCCCGACGGAATTCCGCCATAATCTCACGTCCTGAATAGCCATTTTCGGCTCCACAAGGATCTTCCGCATAAGCAAGAATATGATTCTTATTTTTGCACAAACGAATCGCCTCATCCAATGGCCAAGCCCCATTCGGATCCAGTGTAATGCGTGCCTTAGGAAAATGCTCGGCCAACGCCGTAACAACTTCCATTTCCTCGTCCCCGCGTAATACTCCGCCTTTTAGCTTAAAATCATTAAACCCATAACGTGCATGGGCCGCTTCGGCCAAACAAACCACTTTCTCCGCTGATAATGCCTCCTCATGACGAAGTCTCAGCCAATCATCTTTTTCATTCGGTGCACTGAGGTAAGGTAAATCCGTCTTATTTCGATCACCTACAAAAAACAAATACCCCAACATCTCTACTTTTTCTCGTTGCTGACCTTGCCCCAATAATGCGGCAACAGGAACATCCAGAAATTGACCTAAAAGATCCAGTAACGCCGCTTCCAGCGCAGTCAAAACATGGATAGTCGTACGCAAATCAAATGTCTGAAGACCGCGGCCTTCCGAATCACGGTCGGCAAACTGATTGCGTACACGATTAAGAACGTTGTTGTAATTTCCAATTGACTGTCCCATTACCTGACTTTTTGCATCTTCCAACGTTTGTCGAATCTTCTCACCACCTGGAACTTCACCCACACCAGTATGACCCGCATTATCTTTCATAATCACAATATTGCGGGTGAAAAATGGTGAATGCGCTCCGCTTAGATTAAGCAGCATACTGTCCTGCCCAGCAACCGGAACTACCTGCATATCTGTAATCACAGGTGTACTAGATTTTTTTGACTGAATACTCATTAATAATCACTCCTGATTCATATCTAATAGATAATCATATTGTTTTTACGATATATATTGATGCAAATATTGTGCCAATCAAAAAACAAGTATTCGATCAATCTCAAAAAAGCTATTTACAATATACGTTAAATGAAACAAAGACTCATTTTCTAAACCGTCAATATTTATTGTGTATTTGCTTGACGTTTCATTACCTTTTTAATCAAATAAATTGATGTAAAATAAGTATCCCGATTAAACCAAGCACCGATAATATACAAGTATATGTCGTTCTGACCTTAATGGCTTGAGCAAGTGGAATATTGAAATATTCCTTAAACATCCAGAAACCCGGGTCGTTAACATGAGAAGCAAAAATACTGCCTGAAGATGTGGCAAGAACCATTAATTCCGGGCTGATTCCACTCGCTTGAACTAAAGGTAAAACAATTCCTGAAGCGGTAGTAATAGCAACGGTCGCTGAACCTACCGCAATTCTTAGACTTGCAGCAATGACCCAAGCAAGAACGATTGGAGAAATATCTAATCCTTTGGTCAACGCTGTGATCGCATTACCTACTCCTGCATCGACAATGACTTGCTTAAATGCGCCACCGGCAGCAATAACTAAAATAATCATGGCTATAGACTTTATAGAAGCACCCATACTCGGAACAATTTCGTTTAACTTTTTACCACGTTGAATACCTAGTGTAAACATACTGATAAGAACGCTAATAAGCAAAGCAATTGGTGCATCTCCAAAAAACTGAAGATATAACATAACAGGATCTTTTTTAGACAGTACCAGAGCACCACAAGTACTAATAGCCATTAATATTACAGGAATTAACGCAGACAATAGGCTTATGCCAAAGCCCGGCATTTCTTCCTCTTTAAAAATCTTAGATGTAACGAGTCCTTCAGGAATTGACGCTTTAGCACTCAGCACAAAGTCAGTTCTTGAATAGAATACTCCTACAATCACGGCTGCCGGAACAGCGACGAGAAGCCCTAATAATAAGGTTTGCCCCATGTCAGCCCCGAAGATCGTAGCTACTGCTGCCGGTCCCGGGTGAGGAGGTAAAAAACTATGCGTTGTTGATAACCCAATCACTGCAGGTAAACCAACATACATGAGTGACAAACCAGTTTCAGCAACAATAGTATAGATAATAGGAATTAAAACAATAAATCCCGCTTCAAAAAACATAGTAATACCAACGATAATAGAAGTAAGAATCATTGCCCATTGAACATTTTTTCTCCCAAACTTATTGATAAATGTCGTCGCAATACGCTGGGCAGCCCCGGAATCTGCAAGAAGCTTGCCGAGCATCGCTCCAAAAGCAAGAATAAGAATTAAACTATTTAGCTGACTTCCTATTCCTTTATAAATGGATGCTGTAATATTGTGTAAAGGCATACCTTCAAGAAAACCGACAACCAATGATACCAAAATTAATGAAATAAAGCCGTCAAACTTAAGAACTACCATTAAGAGCAAAAGTAAAATAACACCGATTCCGACAATAAATAATCCCATATAAATCCCCTTTCATATCACAAATTAGTTTGCGCTTCCGTTTATTGTGATTTTTCAAACAATATTACTATTTGCAATATTCATGCCAATAGTAAATTTAAATTTATAACTGCGACTTGCTATGTTATTTGAGCTTTAATTTGTGCATAATTTCCTAATTAATTAAATAAAACAACAAAAAATAGTCTCAGTATCAAATATAAACATGGGGATGATTGCAACAATAGTTGCAATCATCCCCATGTGTTGCGCACCAAATTTGTTCAGAAAATGAGTATCTCAAAAATTGCAAAATAAAACTCGCAAGATTTATTGCGAGTTTACTATTATGTCCACAAATTGCATTATGTAGTGCAAGTCCTTTTCAGAT encodes:
- the gudD gene encoding glucarate dehydratase — translated: MSIQSKKSSTPVITDMQVVPVAGQDSMLLNLSGAHSPFFTRNIVIMKDNAGHTGVGEVPGGEKIRQTLEDAKSQVMGQSIGNYNNVLNRVRNQFADRDSEGRGLQTFDLRTTIHVLTALEAALLDLLGQFLDVPVAALLGQGQQREKVEMLGYLFFVGDRNKTDLPYLSAPNEKDDWLRLRHEEALSAEKVVCLAEAAHARYGFNDFKLKGGVLRGDEEMEVVTALAEHFPKARITLDPNGAWPLDEAIRLCKNKNHILAYAEDPCGAENGYSGREIMAEFRRATGLPTATNMISTDWRQMGHTIQLHSVDIPLADPHFWTMQGSIRVAQMCHEWGLTWGSHSNNHFDISLAMFTHVGAAAPGKIAALDTHWIWQENQERLTKEPFQIKEGMVAVPDRSGLGVEIDMAQVEKANKLYNQHCLGARNDATAMQYLIPGWKFDNKKPCLVR
- a CDS encoding gluconate:H+ symporter, which gives rise to MGLFIVGIGVILLLLLMVVLKFDGFISLILVSLVVGFLEGMPLHNITASIYKGIGSQLNSLILILAFGAMLGKLLADSGAAQRIATTFINKFGRKNVQWAMILTSIIVGITMFFEAGFIVLIPIIYTIVAETGLSLMYVGLPAVIGLSTTHSFLPPHPGPAAVATIFGADMGQTLLLGLLVAVPAAVIVGVFYSRTDFVLSAKASIPEGLVTSKIFKEEEMPGFGISLLSALIPVILMAISTCGALVLSKKDPVMLYLQFFGDAPIALLISVLISMFTLGIQRGKKLNEIVPSMGASIKSIAMIILVIAAGGAFKQVIVDAGVGNAITALTKGLDISPIVLAWVIAASLRIAVGSATVAITTASGIVLPLVQASGISPELMVLATSSGSIFASHVNDPGFWMFKEYFNIPLAQAIKVRTTYTCILSVLGLIGILILHQFI